A genomic segment from candidate division TA06 bacterium encodes:
- a CDS encoding pseudouridine synthase, with translation MLIAFNKPYGVLSQFTADGSKNRTLADFRFPKNIYALGRLDADSEGLLFLSDEPELNALLLNPERGHSRTYWAQVENIPSDQALKKLRAGVVIEQQETLPCSVMILAPQPEIAARIPPIRVRKNIPDCWLEITLTEGKNRQVRKMTAAVGHPTLRLIRVKIGNYSLGDLKTGQWKAIDKKTRIKIFNQR, from the coding sequence GTGCTTATAGCCTTCAACAAACCCTACGGCGTGCTTTCGCAGTTCACTGCCGACGGCTCAAAAAACAGGACCCTGGCCGATTTCCGGTTCCCCAAGAACATCTACGCACTGGGCCGGCTGGACGCCGATTCCGAGGGCCTGCTGTTTTTGTCCGATGAGCCGGAACTTAACGCTCTTTTGCTGAACCCCGAACGCGGCCATTCCCGCACCTACTGGGCCCAGGTGGAGAACATCCCTTCGGACCAGGCCCTTAAAAAACTCAGGGCCGGCGTCGTAATCGAGCAACAGGAAACCCTGCCCTGCTCGGTGATGATCCTGGCCCCCCAGCCGGAGATAGCCGCCCGCATCCCGCCTATCAGGGTCCGGAAGAACATCCCCGACTGCTGGCTGGAGATCACCTTGACCGAGGGGAAGAACCGCCAGGTGCGCAAGATGACAGCGGCAGTGGGTCATCCCACCCTGCGGCTGATCCGGGTGAAGATCGGCAACTATTCCCTGGGGGACCTTAAGACCGGCCAGTGGAAGGCGATCGACAAGAAGACCCGGATTAAAATATTCAACCAACGATAA
- a CDS encoding metallophosphoesterase: MIRIFIVLVLMAAPLALNGWTAKPAALKNDFRFVVLADRANSPNQKAFEMVLKDIERLSPDFVVTVGDLIQGYKDSAGTVNDWDSILPCLKVLSCPVYLTPGNHDITTPNVRNIFIKKTGRNPYYSFDHQSSHFIILDNTLVKTADQMDPDQMKWLENDLKAFKNKSGIYVFMHKPFWPFGIGAGKPDRLHDLFKRYRVTAVFTGHWHNYASEVFDGIRYVVMGSSGAELRGGTEENVSLANFYQYLWVTVRDGKFSPALMRAGNTFAIDWVTLKEETFAHDLAGKAVDLRGPSFQEGKTPREFQTDLKLVNLTDKPIKTEVLWETGQNWQALSPKTEVEIAPGDTLKKSFKFKGPGILYPLPLMKVAYPFGRDKVFTIEKYAPEVAKIIDCPRAKKAPVVDGNFAATEWLGAGKAVEFCNGYGDTEPALNDPTEVFFLHDGENLYLAAVCHDTAMTKLKATKTVRDEPVNKDDYLGFYLSPNQDTVYQIYINPLGTVWDQQVDNVRNSENEKWNGNYQVQCERKDKEWRLEMKIPLKDIGLAKLTKNSQIRMNIRRCQQYNKQLALWIFNWDYLTQNYGILNFK, translated from the coding sequence ATGATAAGGATATTTATTGTTCTTGTTCTAATGGCGGCGCCTTTGGCGCTTAACGGATGGACAGCCAAGCCCGCTGCGCTCAAGAACGACTTCCGGTTCGTGGTGCTGGCCGACCGGGCCAATAGCCCAAATCAAAAAGCCTTCGAGATGGTGCTAAAGGATATCGAACGGTTGAGCCCGGACTTTGTGGTGACGGTGGGCGATCTGATCCAAGGGTACAAGGATTCGGCCGGAACTGTAAATGACTGGGATTCCATCCTGCCCTGCCTGAAGGTCCTTTCCTGTCCCGTATATCTTACTCCCGGCAATCACGACATCACCACCCCTAACGTCCGTAATATCTTCATTAAAAAGACCGGACGCAATCCCTACTATTCTTTTGATCACCAAAGCAGCCATTTCATAATTCTGGACAACACCTTGGTCAAGACGGCCGACCAGATGGATCCGGATCAGATGAAATGGCTGGAGAATGACCTTAAGGCGTTCAAGAACAAGTCCGGGATCTACGTTTTCATGCACAAGCCTTTCTGGCCTTTCGGAATAGGGGCCGGCAAGCCGGACCGGCTGCACGATCTCTTTAAGAGATACAGGGTGACCGCGGTGTTCACCGGGCACTGGCACAACTATGCTTCGGAGGTTTTTGACGGCATTCGTTATGTGGTGATGGGCAGCTCCGGGGCGGAACTGCGGGGCGGGACCGAAGAGAATGTGAGCCTGGCCAACTTTTACCAGTATCTATGGGTTACCGTCAGAGACGGGAAATTCAGCCCGGCATTGATGCGGGCCGGAAACACCTTTGCCATAGACTGGGTGACACTTAAGGAGGAAACATTTGCCCATGACCTTGCCGGAAAAGCCGTTGATCTGAGGGGTCCGTCATTCCAAGAAGGAAAGACACCCAGGGAGTTTCAGACCGACCTGAAGCTGGTCAATTTGACCGACAAGCCGATCAAGACCGAGGTGCTATGGGAGACCGGCCAGAACTGGCAGGCGCTAAGCCCCAAGACCGAAGTGGAGATCGCCCCCGGCGACACCCTGAAAAAATCCTTTAAATTCAAAGGCCCCGGCATTTTGTATCCCCTGCCCCTGATGAAGGTGGCCTATCCTTTCGGCCGGGACAAGGTGTTCACCATTGAAAAATATGCCCCGGAAGTGGCCAAGATAATCGACTGCCCCAGGGCCAAAAAGGCGCCGGTGGTTGACGGAAATTTCGCAGCTACCGAGTGGCTGGGGGCTGGCAAAGCGGTCGAGTTCTGCAACGGTTACGGCGATACCGAACCGGCGCTTAACGATCCCACGGAGGTCTTCTTCCTGCACGACGGGGAGAACCTTTACCTGGCGGCGGTCTGCCACGACACCGCAATGACAAAACTTAAAGCCACTAAAACTGTCCGCGATGAGCCGGTCAATAAAGATGATTATCTGGGGTTTTACCTCTCCCCCAACCAGGACACCGTTTATCAGATTTATATCAATCCGCTGGGCACGGTCTGGGACCAGCAGGTGGACAACGTTCGCAACAGTGAAAATGAGAAATGGAACGGCAACTACCAGGTCCAGTGCGAACGCAAGGACAAGGAATGGCGTTTGGAGATGAAAATCCCCTTGAAGGATATCGGATTGGCAAAACTTACCAAGAACAGCCAGATCAGGATGAACATTCGCCGCTGTCAGCAATACAACAAGCAGCTCGCCCTATGGATATTCAACTGGGACTACCTTACCCAGAATTACGGAATTTTAAATTTCAAGTAA
- a CDS encoding DMT family transporter: MNNLSRKQIFTVLVLTQVVISATYMMAKFSLREFSPFSLGVYRFLLAGAVFAGLLLWRREFILPKKEDRKTFLLLAFLAVPLNQGLFLYGMKYTFAAHGALMYSTTPIMVLLLSSLFLGERPTVLKITGIALGFLGIILVLFDQGIHLSAKTIKGDLLLIVAVITWAVYTIISKKLLKKYPPLVVTGYALGLGALMFVPFGLPAVIRQNYGQITRTGLLSLLYLALMTSVLGYLVWSWGLSKLEATKVSVFSNLQPIMAALLGWAFLSEPITLKFALGAAVVIAGVFLAEK; encoded by the coding sequence ATGAACAACCTTTCCAGAAAACAGATATTCACCGTTCTGGTGCTGACCCAGGTCGTGATCAGCGCCACCTACATGATGGCCAAGTTTTCCCTGCGGGAATTCTCGCCATTCTCCCTGGGCGTCTACCGCTTTCTGTTGGCCGGGGCGGTATTCGCCGGGCTTCTGCTCTGGCGCAGGGAGTTCATCCTGCCAAAAAAGGAGGACCGGAAGACCTTTCTACTGCTGGCCTTTCTGGCCGTGCCCTTGAACCAGGGGCTTTTCCTGTATGGGATGAAATACACCTTTGCCGCCCATGGCGCTCTGATGTACTCCACCACCCCCATCATGGTTCTGCTGCTGTCCTCCCTGTTCCTGGGCGAGCGGCCTACAGTACTTAAGATCACCGGGATAGCCCTGGGATTTCTGGGCATCATCCTGGTGCTGTTCGACCAGGGAATTCACCTGTCGGCCAAAACCATCAAGGGCGACCTGCTGCTGATCGTGGCCGTCATCACCTGGGCGGTTTACACCATCATCAGCAAAAAACTGCTGAAGAAGTATCCCCCGCTGGTGGTCACCGGGTACGCTCTGGGCCTGGGCGCGTTGATGTTCGTCCCTTTTGGCCTGCCCGCTGTGATAAGGCAGAACTACGGCCAGATAACCAGGACCGGCCTGCTGTCGCTTTTGTACCTGGCGCTGATGACCTCGGTGTTAGGATACCTGGTCTGGTCCTGGGGGCTTTCCAAGCTGGAGGCCACCAAGGTCTCTGTCTTCTCCAACCTTCAGCCGATAATGGCTGCCCTTTTGGGCTGGGCTTTTTTAAGTGAACCCATCACTTTGAAATTTGCCCTGGGCGCTGCGGTGGTGATCGCAGGAGTGTTTCTGGCAGAGAAGTGA
- the ligA gene encoding NAD-dependent DNA ligase LigA — MNRETADKEIRKLRAEIAGHDHRYYALDDPSISDHEYDALLQRLKELEKEFPELVTPDSPTQRVAGQPLQSFKTVNHQTQMLSLDNTYSADELREFDARVAKALEGQRYEYVAELKIDGLAVSLQYRNGRVHQGATRGDGTKGDDVTTNIKTIKAVPLALSPKAAGLQEVEARGEVYMPRQEFLRINKEKDEAGEAPFANPRNAAAGTLKLLDPRAVSRRRLSVFIYGVGQAPAVLQDHYSTLQALKEAGFKVNPFIKLCPDIQRVIDYCNQWENRRDELDYETDGMVIKVNSFVQQKVLSATAHSPRWAMAYKFPARQATTVLKDVEFSVGRTGVVTPVALLEPVLLSGSTVSRASLHNEDELVKKDIHYGDTVFVEKAGEIIPQIIKVVIEKRPLQAKPVKMPRNCPSCGEPLKRNQEEAAWRCLNVSCPAQVKGRIEYFSSRSCMDIDGLGMAMVEALVNSGMVKDYGDLYSLRGEQLIKLERMGKKSAENLLDGIEKSKDNPFWKLVMALGIDNVGSQAARLLANRYRSLDDLRKATCEDISQIYGLGGAVGSSVENFFANKKNQQVLEKLKKAGINLEAADVAEVPQTFAGMTVVLTGSLQNYTREQATELIVSRGGQVTASVSRKTSMVLAGSEPGSKLEKAKQLGVKVIDEGGFVKMLK; from the coding sequence ATGAACCGGGAAACAGCCGATAAGGAAATACGGAAACTGCGGGCCGAGATAGCCGGGCACGACCACCGCTACTATGCGCTGGACGATCCCTCAATTTCCGACCACGAATATGACGCCCTGCTGCAGCGGCTGAAGGAGCTGGAAAAAGAATTCCCGGAACTGGTCACGCCAGATTCCCCCACTCAGCGTGTGGCCGGCCAGCCCCTGCAGTCCTTTAAGACCGTGAACCATCAGACGCAGATGCTTTCGCTGGACAACACTTACTCGGCGGACGAATTGAGGGAGTTCGATGCCCGGGTGGCCAAGGCGCTGGAAGGGCAGAGGTACGAGTACGTAGCCGAGCTGAAGATAGACGGTTTGGCGGTGTCTTTGCAATACAGGAATGGCAGGGTACATCAGGGCGCCACCCGGGGCGACGGGACCAAGGGCGACGACGTCACCACCAACATAAAGACCATCAAAGCCGTTCCGCTCGCTTTATCACCCAAAGCCGCCGGACTGCAGGAAGTGGAGGCCCGGGGCGAGGTGTATATGCCGCGCCAGGAATTTTTGCGCATCAACAAGGAGAAAGATGAGGCGGGCGAAGCGCCCTTTGCCAATCCCCGCAATGCCGCGGCCGGCACCTTGAAGCTCCTGGACCCTCGGGCCGTGTCCCGGCGCCGCCTTTCCGTTTTCATCTACGGGGTGGGGCAGGCGCCGGCGGTGCTGCAAGACCACTACTCCACCCTGCAGGCGTTGAAGGAGGCCGGGTTCAAGGTCAATCCTTTCATCAAACTGTGTCCAGACATCCAGCGCGTGATCGATTACTGCAACCAGTGGGAGAACCGGCGGGACGAGTTGGATTACGAGACCGACGGGATGGTGATCAAGGTCAATTCCTTCGTCCAGCAGAAAGTTTTAAGCGCCACCGCCCACAGCCCCCGCTGGGCCATGGCTTACAAGTTCCCGGCCCGGCAGGCCACCACAGTACTTAAGGATGTGGAGTTCAGCGTGGGCCGCACCGGGGTGGTGACGCCGGTGGCCCTGTTAGAACCGGTGCTGCTTTCCGGCTCGACCGTCTCCCGGGCCTCGCTGCACAACGAGGACGAGCTGGTGAAAAAGGACATTCACTACGGGGACACGGTCTTTGTGGAAAAGGCAGGGGAGATCATTCCCCAGATAATCAAAGTGGTGATTGAAAAACGTCCGCTCCAAGCCAAGCCGGTGAAGATGCCAAGGAACTGTCCCTCCTGCGGTGAACCGCTTAAACGCAACCAGGAAGAAGCGGCCTGGCGATGCCTCAACGTTTCCTGCCCGGCCCAGGTGAAGGGTCGGATAGAATATTTTTCTTCGCGCTCCTGCATGGACATAGACGGCCTGGGCATGGCCATGGTGGAGGCGCTGGTCAACTCCGGGATGGTCAAAGATTACGGGGACCTGTACTCTCTCCGTGGCGAGCAGTTGATAAAGCTTGAACGAATGGGGAAGAAGTCGGCCGAGAATTTATTGGATGGGATCGAAAAGAGCAAGGACAATCCCTTCTGGAAGTTGGTAATGGCTTTGGGAATAGACAATGTGGGCTCCCAGGCGGCCAGGCTGCTGGCCAATAGATACCGGTCGCTGGACGATCTGCGGAAAGCCACTTGCGAGGACATCTCCCAGATCTACGGCCTGGGCGGCGCGGTGGGCAGTTCGGTGGAGAACTTCTTTGCCAATAAGAAGAACCAGCAGGTACTGGAAAAACTTAAGAAGGCCGGGATCAATCTGGAGGCGGCCGATGTGGCAGAAGTTCCCCAGACCTTCGCCGGGATGACAGTGGTCTTGACGGGATCGTTGCAGAACTACACCCGTGAGCAGGCTACCGAGCTGATAGTCAGCCGGGGCGGGCAGGTGACAGCTTCGGTATCCAGGAAGACCTCCATGGTGCTGGCCGGCAGCGAACCGGGCTCCAAGCTGGAAAAGGCCAAACAACTGGGGGTAAAAGTGATCGACGAAGGCGGGTTTGTAAAAATGTTAAAATGA
- a CDS encoding guanine deaminase, translating into MNKTYKINAGILNPESPQKCRFIKDGVLIFNEDGHILYCGQRKQAPLLNSTKITAPADSFIIPGLIDCHTHLSQYYVRGRSGDTLLGWLKNHIFPAEHKFKDPKHASRVSQKFYQRLLSNGVTCAALYTNYKAGVEAAFAEGQKAGIRAVIGYTLMDRNVPDALKLEPSKVMDECRELFDKHHQKNRKLCFSLNPRFAPSCTPGFMKALGDFAKKNEVYIQTHISENLQELAEVKKLFPKARNYAEVYDRAGLLTPKTLLAHGIHLSPSERRLIEKRGCGMVHCPSSNLFLHSGRFPVEHWPSYSKLALGSDVGAGPSFSMFDVMRDAYYVNMMPLSRLFYLATLGGARALGLEKTIGSLQAGKQADFSVIRLSDIQDPGSEELLYDLIFKWDQRETLQVYVGGRKFWPLESPS; encoded by the coding sequence ATGAATAAAACATATAAAATAAACGCCGGGATACTGAACCCGGAAAGCCCGCAAAAATGCAGGTTTATAAAGGACGGGGTCCTGATATTCAATGAAGACGGGCATATCCTGTATTGCGGACAGCGCAAACAGGCGCCACTGCTGAACTCAACCAAGATTACGGCCCCGGCCGATTCTTTCATCATCCCCGGGCTGATAGACTGCCACACCCACCTTTCCCAGTACTATGTGCGGGGCCGCAGCGGGGATACTCTTTTAGGCTGGCTGAAGAACCACATATTTCCGGCTGAACACAAGTTCAAAGATCCCAAACATGCCAGCAGGGTCTCCCAAAAATTCTACCAGAGGCTGTTGTCCAATGGGGTAACCTGCGCCGCCCTGTATACCAATTACAAGGCGGGAGTAGAGGCGGCCTTCGCTGAAGGGCAAAAAGCCGGGATCAGGGCCGTCATCGGCTATACCTTGATGGACCGCAATGTTCCGGATGCATTAAAACTGGAGCCGTCGAAAGTTATGGATGAATGCCGGGAGTTGTTTGACAAGCATCATCAAAAAAACCGCAAGCTTTGCTTTTCACTCAATCCCCGTTTTGCGCCCTCATGTACGCCGGGTTTCATGAAAGCCTTGGGAGATTTTGCCAAGAAGAACGAGGTCTACATTCAGACCCACATCTCGGAGAACCTGCAGGAACTTGCCGAGGTAAAAAAATTATTTCCCAAAGCCAGAAACTATGCCGAGGTCTACGACCGGGCAGGGCTTTTAACACCCAAGACCCTGCTGGCCCATGGTATCCACCTTTCCCCGTCCGAGCGAAGACTGATCGAAAAGCGGGGCTGCGGGATGGTGCACTGCCCGTCCTCCAACCTGTTCCTTCACTCCGGGCGGTTTCCTGTGGAACATTGGCCGAGTTATTCCAAGCTGGCTCTGGGCAGCGACGTGGGGGCCGGGCCGTCTTTCTCCATGTTTGACGTAATGCGCGACGCCTATTATGTCAATATGATGCCGCTGTCCCGGTTATTTTACCTGGCCACTTTGGGCGGGGCCAGGGCGCTGGGGCTGGAAAAGACCATCGGCAGCCTGCAGGCCGGCAAGCAGGCCGATTTTTCGGTGATCAGACTGTCGGACATTCAGGATCCTGGCTCCGAAGAACTGCTGTACGATCTGATATTCAAGTGGGACCAGCGGGAGACATTGCAGGTCTATGTGGGAGGGCGGAAATTTTGGCCGTTGGAGAGCCCTTCATAA